A stretch of Lactuca sativa cultivar Salinas chromosome 6, Lsat_Salinas_v11, whole genome shotgun sequence DNA encodes these proteins:
- the LOC111887530 gene encoding uncharacterized protein LOC111887530 has protein sequence MVGLFSRFSVSRNGHRRSQSALDEREVVAEDTEAIETTGNVTGFMSTSHHGIEVAVEFKPVEHPIEPLDLDQPIQCPLPEPSILNDGRIWKERVSAGVQKRVDLPGMHDETGGPPEPETPRSKSRPRTNRMILPSISAPEHNILKLLEESGM, from the exons ATGGTGGGTCTTTTCTCTAGATTTTCTGTCAGCAGAAATGGCCATCGTCGCTCTCAAAGTGCACTC GACGAAAGGGAAGTTGTAGCTGAAGATACAGAGGCTATAGAAACAACTGGTAATGTTACAGGATTTATGTCGACTTCTCATCATGGAATCGAAGTTGCAGTTGAGTTTAAGCCTGTCGAGCATCCGATTGAGCCTCTTGATCTCGATCAACCCATTCAATGCCCATTGCCTGAACCTTCGATCCTCAAT GATGGGAGAATATGGAAAGAACGCGTATCTGCAGGCGTGCAAAAACGGGTCGACTTACCCGGAATGCATGATGAAACGGGGGGCCCACCCGAACCCGAGACACCACGATCAAAATCACGACCTCGGACAAATCGAATGATATTGCCATCGATCAGTGCACCTGAACATAATATTCTAAAACTCCTAGAAGAATCAGGGATGTAA